The following are from one region of the Pseudazoarcus pumilus genome:
- a CDS encoding SH3 domain-containing protein, whose translation MSMRARSLVAMALLALAAASAQAIEYRSVARPAILYETPSVQGRKLFIISEGTPVEVVVQLERWIKVRDPGGAISWIERDKLRAQRTLMVVARPSAAVRAQPAGDADKLFEAATDVVLELVTPPANGWVQVRHPDRGTGHVRVTDVWGL comes from the coding sequence ATGAGCATGCGTGCCCGCAGCCTCGTCGCCATGGCCCTGCTGGCGCTCGCGGCCGCGAGCGCGCAGGCCATCGAATACCGCTCCGTCGCCCGGCCGGCGATCCTCTATGAGACGCCGTCCGTGCAGGGGCGCAAGCTGTTCATCATTTCCGAGGGGACACCGGTCGAAGTCGTCGTCCAGCTCGAGCGCTGGATCAAGGTCCGCGACCCGGGCGGCGCCATCAGCTGGATCGAACGCGACAAGCTGCGCGCGCAGCGCACGCTGATGGTCGTCGCCCGGCCCAGCGCCGCGGTGCGCGCCCAGCCGGCCGGCGACGCCGACAAGCTGTTCGAGGCGGCCACCGATGTGGTGCTCGAACTGGTCACGCCGCCGGCCAACGGCTGGGTCCAGGTGCGCCATCCGGATAGGGGCACCGGCCACGTGCGCGTGACCGACGTCTGGGGGCTGTAG
- a CDS encoding pyrimidine 5'-nucleotidase, translated as MHPAPVWLFDLDNTLHNASAHVFPHINRGMIAYLAQHLDVDEDTANALRLDYWRRYGATLTGLMRHHGTDPAHFLAETHRFERLHEMLVFDRALAAMLRRLPGRKIVFSNGPQHYVDAVVRAMGIRRHFDDVFAVERMRFEPKPGVHAFRRLLREHRLRPQRCVMVEDSALNLRTAKRLGMKTVLVGSLPRRPAYADLRISSVLELRRAWSRLFA; from the coding sequence ATGCATCCCGCACCGGTCTGGCTGTTCGATCTGGACAACACGCTGCACAACGCCAGCGCCCACGTCTTTCCGCACATCAACCGCGGCATGATCGCGTATCTGGCGCAACACCTGGACGTCGACGAGGACACGGCCAATGCGCTGCGCCTCGATTACTGGCGACGCTACGGCGCGACGCTGACCGGTCTGATGCGCCATCACGGCACGGACCCGGCCCATTTCCTCGCCGAGACCCACCGCTTCGAGCGCCTGCACGAGATGCTGGTATTCGACCGCGCGCTAGCCGCGATGCTGCGCCGCCTGCCGGGGCGCAAGATCGTGTTTTCCAACGGCCCGCAGCACTACGTGGATGCGGTAGTGCGCGCGATGGGCATCCGGCGTCATTTCGACGACGTCTTCGCGGTCGAGCGCATGCGCTTCGAGCCCAAGCCCGGCGTGCACGCCTTCCGCCGCCTGCTGCGCGAACACCGTCTGCGCCCGCAGCGTTGCGTGATGGTGGAGGATTCGGCGCTCAACCTGCGCACGGCCAAGCGCCTGGGCATGAAGACCGTGCTGGTCGGCTCACTGCCGCGCCGCCCCGCCTACGCGGACCTGCGCATCTCGTCGGTGCTGGAACTGCGCCGGGCGTGGAGCCGGCTGTTCGCCTAG
- a CDS encoding tRNA (cytidine(34)-2'-O)-methyltransferase yields MFDLVLYQPEIPPNTGNLIRLAANTGVRLHLVRPLGFDLSDRQLARAGLDYHDLARVTVHADWSACATALAGRRMFALSVRGTRSFAEVTYAPGDVFVFGPETRGLPQEMLDGFAADAVLRIPMLPSNRSMNLANSASVVVFEAWRQQGFAGAV; encoded by the coding sequence ATGTTCGACCTCGTCCTGTATCAGCCCGAGATTCCGCCCAACACGGGCAATCTGATCCGCCTGGCCGCGAACACCGGGGTGCGCCTGCATTTGGTGCGCCCGCTCGGTTTCGACCTGAGCGACCGTCAGCTCGCACGCGCCGGGCTGGACTATCACGATCTCGCGCGGGTCACGGTGCACGCGGACTGGTCCGCATGCGCCACGGCGCTGGCCGGGCGTCGCATGTTCGCGCTGAGCGTGCGCGGTACGCGCAGTTTTGCCGAGGTCACCTATGCTCCGGGGGATGTGTTCGTGTTCGGACCGGAGACGCGCGGCCTGCCGCAGGAGATGCTCGACGGGTTTGCCGCGGACGCGGTGCTGCGCATCCCGATGCTGCCGTCGAACCGCAGCATGAACCTGGCCAACAGCGCGTCCGTGGTGGTGTTCGAGGCGTGGCGCCAGCAGGGGTTTGCCGGCGCGGTGTGA
- a CDS encoding NAD(P)H-dependent glycerol-3-phosphate dehydrogenase has product MRIAVFGAGAWGTALAVAFARAHEVLLWSREPEQVETLARERINHQFLPEVAFPDALSVTGELDHAVDADLHLVATPLAGLRDTVIALHARRPATPLIWACKGLEAGTGRMPHEIVFDAIGSDTPCGVLTGPSFAAEVGAGQPTAIALASTDRAFAERWVQALHQPRLRLYANDDLVGAEIGGGLKNIIAIAAGVSDGMGFGLNARAALITRGLAEITRLGVALGARPETLTGLAGMGDLILTCTGDLSRNRRVGLALASGQSLPDILAKLGHVAEGVPTARSAAMLARRHGVEMPITEAVDALLHSEHIGPRDAVEQLLARDPRHEQD; this is encoded by the coding sequence ATGCGCATCGCGGTGTTCGGCGCCGGCGCCTGGGGCACGGCGCTGGCCGTGGCCTTCGCACGCGCACATGAGGTCCTACTGTGGTCGCGCGAGCCCGAGCAGGTCGAGACCCTCGCCCGCGAGCGCATCAATCACCAGTTCCTGCCCGAGGTAGCGTTCCCCGACGCGCTGAGCGTCACCGGCGAACTCGACCACGCCGTCGATGCCGACCTGCATCTCGTCGCCACCCCGCTGGCCGGCCTGCGCGACACCGTCATTGCGCTGCACGCACGCCGCCCCGCCACCCCGCTGATCTGGGCCTGCAAGGGCCTCGAGGCGGGCACCGGACGCATGCCCCACGAGATCGTCTTCGACGCCATCGGCAGCGACACGCCCTGCGGCGTGCTCACCGGTCCGAGCTTCGCAGCGGAAGTGGGCGCCGGGCAACCCACCGCCATCGCGCTCGCCTCCACCGACCGGGCCTTCGCCGAGCGCTGGGTACAGGCCCTGCATCAGCCACGGCTGCGCCTGTACGCCAACGACGACCTCGTCGGCGCCGAGATCGGCGGCGGGCTGAAGAACATCATCGCGATCGCCGCCGGCGTGTCCGACGGCATGGGTTTCGGCCTGAACGCGCGTGCCGCGCTGATTACGCGCGGACTGGCCGAGATCACGCGCCTGGGCGTGGCGCTGGGCGCCCGACCCGAGACGCTGACCGGGCTGGCCGGCATGGGCGACCTGATCCTCACCTGCACCGGCGATCTGTCACGCAACCGGCGTGTCGGCCTGGCGCTGGCCAGCGGCCAGTCCCTGCCCGACATCCTCGCAAAGCTCGGTCACGTCGCCGAAGGCGTACCCACCGCGCGCTCGGCGGCGATGCTGGCCCGGCGCCACGGCGTCGAGATGCCCATCACCGAAGCCGTCGACGCGCTGCTGCACTCCGAACACATCGGTCCGCGCGACGCGGTCGAACAGCTGCTCGCGCGCGACCCGCGCCACGAGCAGGACTGA
- the secB gene encoding protein-export chaperone SecB, whose product MAEQTQPSFSIEKIFVKDLSLEIPHAPQIFLELENTKLNVELNTNGRKIEDHIYEVTLVANVSATVPDGRTVFLVEVAQSGIFQLRNIPEDELDGVMMVGCANILFPYARETVSDALTRAGFQPVLLQPVNFEAMYQQQKQRGQTATAEQEQ is encoded by the coding sequence ATGGCCGAACAGACCCAACCCTCGTTCTCGATCGAAAAGATCTTCGTCAAGGACCTCTCGCTGGAGATCCCGCACGCTCCGCAGATCTTCCTCGAACTCGAGAACACCAAGCTCAACGTCGAACTCAACACCAACGGCAGGAAGATCGAGGATCACATCTACGAAGTGACGCTCGTCGCCAACGTCTCGGCCACCGTGCCCGACGGACGCACCGTCTTCCTGGTCGAGGTCGCCCAGTCCGGCATCTTCCAGTTGCGCAACATCCCCGAGGACGAACTCGATGGCGTGATGATGGTCGGCTGCGCCAACATCCTCTTCCCGTACGCGCGCGAAACGGTCTCCGACGCTCTGACCCGCGCGGGCTTCCAGCCCGTGCTGCTGCAGCCGGTCAATTTCGAGGCCATGTACCAGCAGCAGAAGCAGCGCGGCCAGACGGCCACCGCAGAACAGGAGCAGTGA
- a CDS encoding ComF family protein — MAPSLVKPLTRTLREAIAASMPQRCLLCGGASGGAPVCEACGDELPRLPPTRCPQCALPSPGGHCGRCLRRVPAFDASHALLAYAFPADRLVQALKYRARLGLAAYFSRLAINAWPPPALDCMVAVPMHARALRERGFNQAVELARPLARAWALPLLPHALRRIGDGPPQASLAGRARRRNVRDAFVCDEDMTGRAVLVIDDVMTTGATLEAIARCLRRAGATRVENLVIARTLAPD; from the coding sequence ATGGCTCCGAGCCTTGTCAAACCGCTGACCCGCACGCTGCGCGAGGCAATCGCTGCGAGCATGCCGCAACGCTGCCTGCTGTGCGGCGGCGCGAGTGGCGGCGCGCCGGTGTGCGAGGCGTGCGGCGACGAGCTGCCGCGGCTGCCGCCGACCCGATGCCCGCAATGCGCGCTGCCCTCGCCGGGCGGACACTGCGGGCGCTGCCTGCGTCGCGTGCCGGCCTTCGATGCGAGCCACGCCTTGCTCGCCTACGCGTTTCCGGCCGACCGTCTGGTGCAGGCGCTCAAGTATCGTGCCCGACTCGGGCTTGCCGCGTATTTTAGCCGCCTCGCCATCAATGCGTGGCCGCCGCCAGCGCTCGACTGCATGGTGGCCGTGCCCATGCATGCGCGTGCGCTGCGTGAGCGCGGATTCAACCAGGCGGTGGAGCTGGCGCGCCCGCTGGCCCGCGCATGGGCTCTGCCCCTGTTGCCACATGCGCTGCGTCGCATCGGCGACGGCCCGCCCCAGGCCTCGCTCGCCGGCCGCGCGCGGCGCCGCAACGTGCGCGACGCCTTCGTCTGCGACGAAGACATGACGGGCCGCGCGGTGCTCGTCATCGACGACGTGATGACCACCGGTGCGACACTGGAGGCGATCGCGCGCTGTCTGCGCCGCGCCGGTGCGACGCGGGTGGAAAATCTCGTCATCGCGCGTACGCTTGCGCCGGATTGA
- the bioB gene encoding biotin synthase BioB has translation MTTGLAEQGSAKAGGRGETSERWTTAAVAALFERPFMDLVFEAQRVHREHFAPNAVQRSTLLSIKTGGCSEDCGYCSQSARYDTGLEKERLMPLTEVLEHARAAKANGASRFCMGAAWRGPKERDLEPVLEMVREVKKLGLETCVTLGMLRDGQAERLREAGLDYYNHNIDTAPEFYGQVITTHTMNDRLDTIGKVREAGIHVCCGGIVGMGEGRRGRAAMIAQLANMAPPPESVPINDLVPIPGTPLAGAEDIDAFEFVRTIAAARITMPTSVVRLSAGRQQMSDETQALCFLAGANSIFYGDRLLTTDNPEADRDERLFQRLGLEAV, from the coding sequence ATGACAACGGGCTTGGCAGAACAGGGTAGCGCAAAGGCCGGCGGCCGGGGCGAGACGAGCGAGCGCTGGACGACGGCGGCCGTCGCGGCGCTGTTCGAGCGCCCCTTCATGGATCTGGTGTTCGAGGCCCAGCGCGTGCATCGCGAACACTTTGCGCCGAACGCGGTGCAGCGTTCGACGCTGCTGTCGATCAAGACCGGCGGCTGCTCGGAGGACTGCGGCTACTGCTCGCAATCGGCGCGCTACGACACCGGCCTGGAGAAGGAGCGCCTGATGCCGCTGACCGAGGTGCTCGAGCACGCGCGTGCAGCCAAGGCCAACGGCGCCTCGCGCTTTTGCATGGGCGCGGCCTGGCGCGGCCCCAAGGAGCGCGACCTGGAGCCGGTGCTGGAGATGGTGCGCGAGGTCAAGAAGCTCGGACTGGAGACCTGCGTCACGCTGGGCATGCTGCGCGACGGCCAGGCCGAGCGCCTGCGCGAAGCCGGCCTGGACTACTACAACCACAACATCGACACCGCGCCCGAGTTCTACGGCCAGGTGATCACCACGCACACCATGAACGATCGCCTCGACACCATCGGCAAGGTGCGCGAGGCCGGCATCCACGTGTGCTGCGGCGGCATCGTCGGCATGGGCGAAGGACGACGCGGACGCGCGGCGATGATCGCGCAACTGGCGAACATGGCCCCGCCGCCCGAATCGGTGCCGATCAACGACCTGGTGCCCATTCCCGGCACGCCGCTGGCCGGCGCCGAGGACATCGACGCCTTCGAGTTCGTGCGCACCATCGCGGCCGCGCGCATCACCATGCCGACCAGCGTGGTACGCCTGTCGGCCGGCCGCCAGCAGATGAGCGACGAGACGCAGGCACTGTGCTTTCTGGCCGGCGCCAATTCGATCTTCTACGGCGATCGCCTGCTCACCACCGACAATCCCGAAGCCGATCGCGACGAACGCCTGTTCCAGCGCCTCGGCCTCGAGGCGGTCTAG